A DNA window from Moorella thermoacetica contains the following coding sequences:
- a CDS encoding glycerol-3-phosphate acyltransferase, which produces MLSWTVILTGIFMAYAVGSLAGGHFLSKILYNADVRQVGSGNAGTMNVLRNLGIAAGIMTFIWDTAKGFLVVTLGLKGGGAELGVLMALAAVAGHNWPLYWRFQGGKGLATSLGVALAVYPAAVPPGAALMGLLTFLTRNTDLATLLTFSALPIYFWWREGPGCYLAFGLGLAAIMLLRHGPLVISLFYNLKERR; this is translated from the coding sequence TTGTTATCCTGGACGGTTATCCTGACAGGCATCTTTATGGCTTACGCTGTGGGTTCCCTTGCAGGCGGTCATTTTTTAAGTAAAATCTTGTATAATGCTGATGTGCGCCAGGTAGGGAGCGGTAATGCCGGCACCATGAACGTGCTCCGCAACCTGGGTATCGCCGCCGGTATAATGACCTTCATCTGGGATACAGCCAAGGGCTTCCTGGTGGTAACCCTGGGGCTGAAGGGGGGCGGGGCTGAACTTGGTGTCCTCATGGCCCTGGCGGCTGTTGCCGGCCACAACTGGCCCCTTTACTGGCGGTTTCAGGGCGGTAAGGGCCTGGCCACCAGTCTGGGGGTGGCCCTGGCCGTCTATCCTGCCGCAGTGCCTCCAGGAGCTGCTCTCATGGGTTTGCTAACCTTTCTGACCCGCAATACCGACCTGGCCACCCTTCTGACCTTTAGCGCTCTACCCATCTATTTCTGGTGGCGCGAAGGCCCGGGCTGTTATCTTGCCTTTGGCCTGGGCCTGGCAGCAATTATGCTCTTGCGGCACGGTCCCCTGGTAATCAGCCTTTTTTATAATCTAAAGGAGAGGCGTTAA
- a CDS encoding acylphosphatase → MSLVRAHFLVKGFVQGVGFRYFVLRQAAALQLNGWVRNRYNGSVEGVVEGPEAEVKEFLDRCRRGPAWAEVKEVKVQYEEPRGETTFRIRSSV, encoded by the coding sequence TTGTCCCTGGTTAGAGCACATTTCCTGGTAAAAGGTTTTGTGCAGGGAGTTGGGTTTCGTTATTTTGTCCTCCGCCAGGCGGCAGCTTTGCAGCTTAACGGCTGGGTACGCAACCGCTATAATGGTAGCGTTGAGGGGGTTGTTGAGGGGCCGGAGGCTGAAGTGAAAGAATTCCTTGACCGATGCCGCCGGGGGCCGGCCTGGGCTGAAGTCAAAGAAGTCAAGGTCCAGTATGAGGAACCCCGGGGTGAAACGACCTTTAGAATAAGGAGTTCGGTATGA
- a CDS encoding xanthine dehydrogenase family protein molybdopterin-binding subunit: MSKKRGTGMACFFYGTGYGNGFPDVSTANVEIHDDGSATVHTGAVDCGQGSNTVLAQIAAEELGIPYNWVTVVSADTDTTPDAGTTAATRQTYASGNAVQAACRQARETLFEYTRTILGVNTIAGLVARDGVIYVKGYPEKHITYPEAAARARLAGYRLVGQGTFVTHTTAVDRETGQGAPYWPYAFGTQIAEVEVDTETGEVRVLKLVAAHDVGRAVNRQGVEGQIAGGIGQGVGMALMEKVHLKEGRIINNSFSTYLIPTTLDMPEVQPLIVESYEPTGPYGAKGVGEPATIPTVPAIINAIYDAIGVRITELPATPEKILAALRAKEGERQ; encoded by the coding sequence ATGAGTAAAAAACGTGGCACCGGCATGGCTTGCTTCTTCTACGGTACCGGCTACGGCAACGGGTTTCCCGATGTTTCCACGGCCAACGTGGAAATCCACGATGACGGTTCGGCCACCGTCCACACCGGGGCAGTAGACTGCGGCCAGGGCTCTAATACAGTCCTAGCCCAGATCGCTGCTGAGGAACTCGGTATCCCATACAACTGGGTAACAGTGGTCAGCGCCGACACCGACACCACCCCCGATGCCGGCACTACCGCGGCCACCCGCCAGACCTATGCCTCCGGCAACGCCGTGCAGGCCGCCTGCCGCCAGGCCCGGGAAACCCTTTTTGAGTACACCCGCACCATCTTAGGAGTCAACACCATCGCCGGCCTGGTGGCCAGGGATGGAGTTATCTACGTTAAGGGTTACCCGGAAAAGCATATAACCTATCCCGAAGCAGCCGCCCGGGCCCGCCTGGCCGGTTACCGGCTGGTAGGGCAGGGAACCTTCGTCACCCATACCACGGCCGTCGACCGGGAGACCGGCCAGGGAGCCCCCTACTGGCCCTATGCCTTCGGTACCCAAATTGCTGAAGTGGAAGTAGATACAGAAACAGGGGAGGTACGGGTTCTAAAGCTCGTAGCCGCCCATGATGTAGGCCGGGCCGTCAACCGTCAGGGGGTTGAAGGACAGATCGCCGGCGGCATCGGCCAAGGCGTTGGTATGGCCCTAATGGAAAAGGTGCACCTAAAGGAGGGGCGAATTATCAACAATTCCTTTTCCACCTATCTAATACCCACTACCCTGGATATGCCCGAGGTGCAGCCTTTAATCGTGGAATCCTATGAACCAACCGGCCCCTACGGTGCCAAAGGGGTGGGAGAACCGGCCACCATTCCCACTGTACCGGCCATAATTAACGCTATCTACGATGCTATCGGCGTCCGCATTACCGAGCTACCGGCTACACCGGAAAAAATTTTGGCCGCACTGCGGGCAAAAGAAGGAGAGAGACAATGA
- a CDS encoding DNA methyltransferase, translated as MAKRLTTRGSACLVWDTKTAGEIHQGKYALQPKELVIPTAGNGLDRQQSLLSESEGNLLIQGDNLQAMQGLLDRGYEGKIHLIYIDPPFFSQDNYSHRVPLAGTAAGQERRVIERAAYRDTWRGGIDAYLDMLYPRLQLMKRLLASNGSIYVHLDASISHYIKVIMDEIFGPECFQREIIWRIGWISGYKSAARNWVRNHDTLLFYVRDPARFTFNKEYLPYPPGYRRRGSRETKGKGYPLDDVWNANPFEFELKGEESLDSIQIKSFSREKTGFATQKNLSLLRRIIKASSNPGDLVADFFCGSGTTLVAAEALDRKWLGCEIGWTGLQVARKRLVAAGAGPFFIEVVQPANQPAAGLAPVVLYQNDSGTVAQRLPRLLAKATRTPVDNGLEEVTIDLKGYHLPAIPANRLSRKGRSDLKTATRASRENFALIIDYWAVDWDYDGRIFKSSWQAWRGYSKNEPPVPVQARAILAAKKERTIAVQVVDILGNEILTVIETGKP; from the coding sequence TTGGCTAAACGTCTGACAACCCGCGGTTCGGCCTGCCTGGTTTGGGATACAAAAACGGCAGGAGAAATCCATCAGGGTAAATATGCCTTACAACCAAAAGAACTGGTTATACCAACGGCAGGAAATGGCCTGGACCGGCAGCAATCCTTATTATCAGAGTCAGAAGGCAACCTCCTAATCCAGGGCGACAACCTCCAAGCCATGCAGGGGCTCCTGGACAGGGGATATGAAGGTAAAATCCATCTTATTTATATCGATCCACCTTTTTTCAGCCAGGACAATTACAGCCACCGGGTTCCCCTCGCCGGGACGGCCGCCGGCCAGGAACGCCGGGTCATAGAACGGGCGGCCTACCGGGACACCTGGAGGGGGGGAATTGATGCCTATCTGGATATGCTGTACCCCCGGCTCCAGCTGATGAAAAGGCTACTGGCGTCGAATGGTAGCATTTACGTTCATCTGGATGCCAGTATCAGCCACTATATTAAGGTAATAATGGATGAAATCTTCGGTCCGGAATGTTTCCAGCGGGAGATTATCTGGCGTATTGGCTGGATCTCCGGTTATAAAAGCGCTGCCCGCAACTGGGTTCGTAATCACGATACCCTGCTTTTCTATGTCAGGGACCCGGCCAGGTTCACCTTTAATAAAGAGTACCTTCCCTACCCGCCCGGCTACCGGCGACGCGGCAGCCGGGAAACAAAGGGGAAGGGTTATCCTCTGGATGACGTCTGGAATGCCAATCCATTCGAATTTGAATTAAAAGGGGAAGAAAGCCTGGATTCCATCCAGATCAAAAGCTTTTCCCGGGAGAAGACTGGCTTTGCCACCCAAAAAAACCTTAGCCTCCTCCGGCGGATTATCAAGGCTTCTTCCAACCCCGGAGACCTGGTGGCTGACTTTTTTTGCGGTTCCGGTACCACTCTGGTGGCCGCCGAAGCCCTGGACCGGAAATGGCTGGGTTGTGAAATAGGGTGGACCGGTCTTCAGGTAGCCCGCAAGCGTCTGGTAGCGGCAGGAGCCGGCCCCTTCTTTATTGAGGTAGTGCAGCCGGCAAACCAGCCAGCCGCCGGTTTAGCGCCTGTCGTTCTCTATCAAAACGACTCGGGAACCGTTGCCCAGAGACTGCCCCGTTTGCTGGCGAAGGCGACTAGAACCCCGGTGGATAACGGCCTGGAAGAGGTGACCATCGACCTGAAAGGGTATCACCTGCCGGCAATTCCGGCCAACCGGTTATCCCGTAAAGGTAGGAGCGACCTGAAGACGGCCACAAGAGCCAGTCGGGAGAATTTCGCCCTTATTATCGATTATTGGGCCGTGGACTGGGATTACGACGGGCGTATTTTTAAGAGCAGTTGGCAGGCGTGGCGGGGTTACAGCAAAAACGAACCGCCAGTACCGGTCCAGGCCCGGGCCATCCTGGCAGCAAAAAAAGAAAGGACCATTGCCGTCCAGGTAGTTGATATTCTGGGAAATGAGATTCTAACTGTCATAGAAACGGGTAAGCCCTGA
- a CDS encoding 5'-deoxyadenosine deaminase, whose product MTILIKNGTLVTMNPQREVYQGNIYIEDDRIAAIGQTPATADRIIEAKGQLVIPGLVQPHIHLCQTLFRGRADDLELLDWLRLRIWPLEGAHDPESLYYSALLGIGELFLSGTTTIVDMETVHHTEAAIEAIAQSGIRAITGKVMMDFGEDVPETLRETTEASLQESVQLLEKWHGHDNGRIQYAFEPRFVVSCTEELLLKVRDLARKYGVKIHTHASENLGECALVEKLHHRRNVLYLDDIGLTGPGLILVHCIWLDEEEKDILARTGTKVVHCPSSNLKMASGICPVPDLLSRGTVVSLAADGAPCNNNLDAFMEMRLAALIQKPVHGPTSMPASVIFEMATLGGARAMGMEKEIGSLEVGKKADLALVSVDGLHTQPEDGVNVYTQLVYQAKGSDVTLTMVDGKIVMEKGELKTIDVDEVRRKANQAIQRVAHRAGLA is encoded by the coding sequence ATGACTATATTAATCAAAAACGGCACCCTGGTCACCATGAACCCCCAGCGGGAGGTGTATCAGGGAAACATCTATATTGAAGACGATCGCATTGCCGCCATCGGCCAGACGCCGGCCACCGCCGACCGGATCATCGAGGCTAAGGGCCAGTTAGTCATCCCCGGCCTCGTCCAGCCCCATATCCACCTCTGTCAGACCCTCTTCCGCGGCCGCGCCGACGACCTGGAACTCCTGGACTGGTTGCGCCTGCGTATCTGGCCCCTGGAGGGTGCCCACGATCCCGAGTCCCTTTATTACTCCGCCCTCCTCGGCATAGGTGAACTCTTCCTGAGCGGGACCACTACCATCGTGGATATGGAAACCGTCCACCATACAGAGGCAGCCATCGAGGCCATCGCCCAAAGCGGCATCCGAGCCATCACCGGCAAAGTGATGATGGATTTTGGCGAAGACGTTCCGGAGACCCTCAGGGAAACCACGGAGGCATCCCTGCAGGAGAGCGTCCAATTGCTTGAGAAGTGGCACGGGCACGATAACGGCCGCATCCAGTACGCCTTCGAGCCCCGCTTTGTGGTCTCCTGTACCGAGGAATTATTATTAAAGGTCCGGGATCTCGCCCGCAAGTACGGTGTTAAAATCCATACCCACGCCTCGGAAAACTTGGGTGAATGCGCCCTGGTGGAAAAGCTCCACCACCGGCGTAACGTCCTCTATCTTGACGATATCGGCCTCACCGGCCCCGGCCTCATCCTTGTCCACTGCATCTGGCTCGATGAAGAAGAGAAAGATATTCTGGCTCGCACTGGTACCAAGGTGGTTCATTGCCCTTCCTCTAACTTAAAGATGGCTTCCGGTATCTGCCCCGTACCGGATCTTTTGAGCCGGGGGACGGTGGTTTCCCTGGCCGCCGATGGCGCGCCCTGCAATAACAACCTGGACGCTTTCATGGAAATGCGGCTGGCGGCGCTAATTCAAAAGCCTGTCCACGGCCCTACGTCCATGCCGGCGTCTGTAATCTTTGAAATGGCCACCCTGGGTGGGGCCCGAGCCATGGGAATGGAAAAGGAAATCGGCAGCCTGGAAGTGGGGAAGAAGGCTGACCTGGCCCTGGTCTCCGTGGATGGCCTCCATACCCAGCCAGAAGACGGCGTTAACGTCTACACCCAGCTGGTCTACCAGGCTAAAGGGTCGGACGTCACCCTGACCATGGTCGACGGCAAAATCGTCATGGAGAAGGGCGAACTGAAGACCATAGATGTCGATGAAGTCCGGCGGAAGGCCAACCAGGCCATCCAGCGTGTCGCCCACAGAGCCGGGCTGGCTTAG
- a CDS encoding energy-coupling factor ABC transporter substrate-binding protein, producing the protein MSTAHKNFLLLLMVILLAAVPFLIHRSAEFAGADDRAAEAITQIRPDYKPWVKPVWEPPSGEVETFLFASQAAIGSGIVCYFLGYSKGKKQQESK; encoded by the coding sequence ATGAGTACCGCCCATAAAAATTTCTTGTTACTCCTTATGGTTATTCTCCTGGCCGCAGTGCCTTTCCTCATACACCGGAGCGCGGAGTTTGCCGGTGCCGACGACCGGGCGGCAGAGGCCATCACCCAGATCCGTCCCGACTATAAGCCCTGGGTTAAACCTGTCTGGGAACCGCCCAGCGGGGAAGTGGAAACCTTCCTTTTTGCCTCCCAGGCAGCCATCGGCAGCGGTATCGTCTGCTACTTCCTGGGCTACAGCAAGGGCAAGAAACAGCAGGAGTCAAAGTAG
- the cbiQ gene encoding cobalt ECF transporter T component CbiQ, with protein MFNIDQYAYSNRLKQVHPGEKMAFALATLLIALVAPQPALPAIIIALMAGASIGAAGIPARFYLQLFLILLSFLIAGVAMIALTITNQPLAGLKGLTLLGWTLGVTPASIHLAGKIFFKSLGAVSCLYFLSLTTPMVDILTVLKKLRVPALLVDLISLTYRFIFVLLATVNDIYTAQAARLGYASLRTSYHSLGQLVANLFIKTHRRSQELFTTLTARGYGEELQVLEVPKPFSWPFLFLAAGLDLALLSLMFITWRWTLWPPF; from the coding sequence ATGTTTAACATTGACCAGTACGCCTACAGCAACCGCCTCAAACAGGTTCACCCGGGCGAAAAAATGGCTTTTGCCCTGGCAACCCTCCTGATCGCCCTGGTGGCGCCCCAACCCGCCTTACCGGCCATCATCATCGCCCTGATGGCCGGGGCTAGCATTGGGGCTGCCGGCATCCCGGCCCGGTTTTACCTGCAGCTTTTCCTGATACTCTTGTCTTTTTTGATAGCCGGGGTGGCCATGATCGCCCTCACCATTACCAACCAGCCCCTGGCCGGGTTAAAGGGTCTGACTCTCCTGGGCTGGACTCTGGGAGTCACTCCCGCCAGTATCCACTTGGCCGGAAAAATTTTTTTCAAGTCCCTGGGAGCCGTATCCTGCCTTTACTTTCTTTCCCTCACGACCCCCATGGTAGATATCCTGACCGTGCTTAAGAAACTCCGCGTCCCGGCCCTGCTGGTGGACTTAATCAGCCTTACTTACCGCTTTATTTTTGTCCTCCTGGCAACCGTCAACGACATATATACCGCCCAGGCTGCCCGCCTGGGCTATGCCTCCCTGCGCACATCTTATCACTCCCTGGGACAGCTGGTAGCCAACCTTTTTATCAAAACCCACCGCCGTTCCCAGGAATTGTTTACCACCCTGACGGCCCGCGGCTATGGGGAAGAGCTGCAAGTGCTCGAAGTTCCCAAACCTTTCTCGTGGCCTTTTTTATTCCTGGCTGCCGGCCTCGATCTCGCCCTGCTGAGCCTGATGTTTATTACCTGGAGGTGGACCCTTTGGCCGCCCTTTTAG
- a CDS encoding GatB/YqeY domain-containing protein encodes MAENMKEKLTRDMKEALKAHDKIRLQTIRMVLASIKNVEIDKQHPLSEEEIAGVIQKEIKMRQDSLEQFSRGGREDLVEQTRTELKVLEDYLPRQLTEAELKEIIQQTIQETGATSKREMGKVMAALMPKIRGRADGRKANELVKEILAS; translated from the coding sequence ATGGCAGAGAACATGAAGGAAAAGTTAACCCGTGATATGAAAGAGGCCCTCAAGGCCCATGACAAAATCAGGCTCCAGACTATCAGGATGGTGCTGGCCAGTATTAAAAATGTCGAGATCGATAAGCAACACCCCCTCAGCGAAGAGGAGATTGCCGGTGTTATACAAAAGGAAATAAAGATGCGGCAGGATTCTCTGGAACAGTTCTCCAGGGGCGGCCGGGAGGATCTGGTCGAACAAACCCGGACTGAACTAAAGGTCCTGGAGGATTATTTACCCCGGCAGCTCACGGAAGCTGAACTCAAGGAAATAATTCAGCAAACCATCCAAGAGACAGGGGCCACCTCGAAGAGGGAAATGGGGAAGGTTATGGCAGCCCTGATGCCTAAAATCCGCGGCCGTGCTGATGGCCGAAAAGCCAACGAGCTGGTCAAAGAGATCCTGGCCTCCTGA
- a CDS encoding energy-coupling factor ABC transporter permease yields the protein MFRRTTWLTLYLLLAMAALARPAFAMHIAEGFLPFNWAAFWFIVVLPFWIWGLRSIRHTVKSNPGLKMLLGLAGAYTFVLSALKLPSVTGSCSHPTGIGLGAVLFGPAAMSILGGIVLLFQALLLAHGGLSTLGANTFSMAVVGPFVAYGLYRLVRKLKGSMPLAVFLAATLGDLMTYVTTSLQLALAFPAQAGGVVASMLKFMGIFAVTQLPLAISEGFLTVIVFNLLATYNKNDLEELSIMPGKTAAEGGPSRQYSR from the coding sequence ATGTTCCGCCGTACAACCTGGTTAACACTGTATCTTCTCCTGGCTATGGCCGCGCTGGCCCGGCCGGCCTTTGCCATGCATATCGCCGAAGGCTTCCTGCCTTTCAATTGGGCCGCCTTTTGGTTTATCGTCGTCCTGCCCTTCTGGATCTGGGGCCTGCGCTCCATCCGGCATACCGTTAAAAGTAACCCCGGCCTGAAAATGCTCCTGGGCCTGGCCGGCGCCTATACCTTTGTCCTCTCGGCCTTGAAACTCCCTTCAGTGACCGGGAGCTGTTCCCATCCTACCGGCATCGGCCTGGGGGCCGTTCTCTTCGGCCCGGCAGCCATGAGCATCCTGGGGGGCATTGTTCTCCTCTTCCAGGCCCTGTTACTGGCCCACGGGGGTCTTAGTACCCTGGGCGCCAACACCTTTTCCATGGCCGTCGTCGGTCCCTTTGTGGCCTACGGCCTTTACCGCCTGGTAAGAAAGCTCAAAGGGTCAATGCCCCTGGCCGTCTTCCTGGCTGCCACCCTGGGTGATTTGATGACCTATGTCACCACCTCCCTCCAGCTCGCCCTGGCTTTCCCGGCCCAGGCCGGGGGAGTGGTAGCTTCCATGCTCAAATTCATGGGCATCTTTGCCGTTACCCAACTACCTCTGGCCATCAGTGAGGGCTTTTTAACGGTCATCGTCTTTAACCTTCTGGCCACCTATAACAAAAACGACCTGGAGGAGCTGTCAATCATGCCGGGGAAGACGGCGGCTGAAGGTGGCCCCAGCCGGCAGTACAGCCGGTAA
- a CDS encoding DMT family transporter, which produces MSLPLPAPKTSTSIKDHLSLLLTVTIWASTFINIKIVLLQVPPNTLAFLRFLVASIVLGLHLIWRRQPFVKRQDWPLAGLTGLTGITLYNFLQNQGLKYAGATDAAILAAMAPVFIALLAWLLLRERISRRQVAGIIMAFSGSVLVATNGSPEGLVLNPARLYGDLLVLLTGLSWAVYSISLKRLLNRYTPVTVLTCSTIAGTIFLFPLALLESPINWAAVDISCWLNVLYLGLLASALAYLIWNTVLTRVPAVTAGVYLYLLPVITAIIAALFLREIPGTFTITGGIIVLLGTYLAGK; this is translated from the coding sequence TTGTCTTTACCCTTACCCGCTCCCAAAACCTCAACATCAATCAAAGACCATCTGAGCTTACTTCTCACGGTTACCATCTGGGCCAGCACCTTTATCAATATCAAGATAGTCCTCCTCCAGGTGCCCCCCAACACCCTGGCTTTTTTACGCTTCCTGGTGGCCAGTATTGTTCTGGGTCTTCATCTTATCTGGCGTCGCCAGCCATTTGTGAAGCGACAGGACTGGCCCCTGGCAGGCCTGACAGGTTTAACTGGTATCACCCTCTATAATTTCCTGCAAAACCAGGGATTAAAGTATGCCGGCGCCACCGATGCTGCCATTCTGGCAGCCATGGCGCCGGTGTTTATCGCCCTGCTGGCCTGGTTATTGCTGAGGGAAAGGATATCCCGGCGCCAGGTGGCAGGCATTATCATGGCCTTTAGCGGCTCGGTCCTGGTGGCCACCAACGGCTCCCCGGAAGGACTGGTTTTAAACCCGGCCCGATTGTATGGCGATCTCCTCGTCCTCCTTACGGGCCTCTCCTGGGCGGTCTATAGCATCAGCCTTAAACGGCTGCTTAATCGTTATACGCCGGTTACTGTCCTGACCTGTTCGACAATAGCAGGTACCATTTTCTTGTTCCCCCTGGCCCTCCTCGAATCTCCTATAAATTGGGCAGCCGTTGATATCTCCTGCTGGCTCAACGTCTTGTACCTGGGTTTACTGGCTTCCGCCCTGGCGTACTTGATCTGGAATACCGTCCTCACCAGGGTGCCAGCCGTTACCGCCGGGGTTTACCTGTACCTGTTGCCGGTTATAACTGCCATTATTGCCGCTCTTTTTCTCCGGGAAATACCCGGAACCTTTACCATAACCGGGGGCATTATTGTCCTGCTTGGCACTTATCTGGCCGGCAAGTGA
- the cobK gene encoding precorrin-6A reductase has translation MVGSTGEGRQLTRSLREAGYQIVTWADSTYGEQLARQDGAVAILTGPFTEDNLAALESNRQLEAVIDATLPYPNHISRTLEAWCRQQQIYYLRFLRAETRLPDDNLIYQVATWDEAARTAARLGETIFLTTGTNNLEVFVKNPLLKGKRIVVRVLPEHQVIKKCQDLGLTPRDIIAMQGPFSKEINKAMFKACKAGVVVTRDAGPAGGTEAKIAAALALKIPVVVIKRPAIQYRYPVYTVSEAVALLQKIAPPQLDVGNET, from the coding sequence GTGGTAGGGAGTACCGGGGAGGGAAGGCAGTTAACCCGCAGCCTCCGGGAGGCCGGTTATCAAATTGTAACCTGGGCTGACAGTACCTACGGAGAGCAGCTGGCCCGGCAGGATGGGGCGGTAGCAATATTAACAGGTCCTTTTACGGAGGATAATCTAGCTGCCCTGGAGAGTAACAGGCAGTTGGAAGCAGTCATTGATGCCACCCTACCTTATCCCAACCATATATCCCGGACCCTGGAAGCCTGGTGCCGGCAACAACAGATATATTACCTGCGTTTTTTACGTGCCGAGACAAGGCTGCCGGATGACAATCTCATCTATCAGGTGGCCACCTGGGACGAAGCCGCTCGAACAGCCGCACGGCTGGGAGAGACCATTTTTTTAACAACCGGTACCAATAACCTGGAAGTTTTCGTCAAAAACCCGCTGCTAAAAGGCAAGCGAATCGTGGTCCGGGTATTACCTGAACACCAGGTAATTAAAAAATGCCAGGACTTGGGCTTGACGCCCCGCGACATTATCGCCATGCAGGGGCCTTTCTCCAAAGAAATAAATAAAGCCATGTTTAAAGCCTGCAAGGCTGGCGTCGTCGTCACCCGCGATGCCGGCCCGGCTGGCGGCACCGAGGCCAAAATCGCCGCCGCCCTGGCGCTAAAAATACCGGTAGTAGTAATCAAGCGGCCTGCCATTCAGTACCGTTACCCTGTCTATACAGTTTCTGAAGCCGTCGCCCTGCTGCAAAAGATAGCGCCTCCGCAATTAGATGTGGGAAATGAGACGTGA
- a CDS encoding energy-coupling factor ABC transporter ATP-binding protein yields MAALLEAEAVSFTYPDGTRALQNVTLSIPEGKKIAVLGPNGAGKSTLFLHFNGILRPQEGWIYFAGARISYSHTALQQLRQQVGIVFQDPDSMLFAASVRQEISFGPLNLGLSKEEVLARVEAAMAATGVKDLGDKPTHFLSYGQKKRVAIASVLAMEPRVIIFDEPTAYLDPRSTREVMALLETISRKGTTIILSTHDVDIAYTWADYIYVLAAGQVIGAGTPAEVFRDAPLLEAADLARPWLLDVYEDLKNKGWLPLEAPVPKSRDELLALIPYRSRSRLAI; encoded by the coding sequence TTGGCCGCCCTTTTAGAAGCAGAAGCAGTTTCCTTTACTTATCCTGACGGTACCCGGGCCCTGCAAAATGTCACCTTGAGCATCCCGGAAGGGAAGAAGATCGCCGTCCTTGGTCCCAATGGCGCCGGCAAATCAACCCTTTTCCTCCATTTTAACGGTATCTTGAGACCCCAGGAGGGATGGATCTACTTTGCCGGAGCCAGGATCAGCTACAGCCATACCGCATTGCAGCAATTGCGCCAGCAGGTGGGCATCGTCTTTCAAGACCCTGACAGCATGCTTTTTGCCGCCAGTGTACGCCAGGAGATATCCTTTGGTCCCTTAAACCTGGGGCTGTCAAAGGAGGAGGTACTGGCAAGGGTCGAGGCGGCCATGGCAGCTACGGGGGTAAAAGACCTGGGGGATAAACCGACCCATTTTTTGAGCTACGGCCAGAAAAAGCGGGTGGCCATCGCCAGCGTCCTGGCCATGGAACCCCGGGTAATCATCTTTGACGAGCCCACGGCCTATCTGGACCCGCGCTCAACGCGGGAAGTGATGGCCTTGCTGGAGACTATCAGCCGCAAAGGGACGACAATTATTCTATCAACCCATGATGTGGACATTGCCTATACCTGGGCCGACTATATCTATGTCCTGGCCGCGGGCCAGGTAATCGGCGCCGGGACGCCGGCTGAAGTCTTTAGGGATGCCCCTCTCCTGGAAGCTGCCGACCTGGCCCGGCCATGGTTGCTGGATGTCTATGAGGACTTAAAAAACAAAGGCTGGCTGCCGTTAGAGGCGCCAGTCCCGAAGAGTAGAGACGAGCTCCTGGCTCTCATTCCTTATCGTTCCAGGTCCCGACTGGCTATTTAA